The following are encoded in a window of Rhodomicrobium lacus genomic DNA:
- a CDS encoding M23 family metallopeptidase, whose protein sequence is MLDRGDRGDARRRGTDLVRVQQTRAVSKFGRDPGRKQAPAIYLSELGPRRVVTQLKWFISTVIVAVSGLAIIGVVIYTSMNVGERDAGKGMFGAFQRASVEAMRPRPASQVGAEKPVSIGLKTDRLVLSSKGLTTRNLIYEQVVQRRGTGEYLSTKPYVKLVATLATEKPDEEVDIPAFNPATLYENNTPITRKDQAGSELSTDPRVSVRFIDVPGGFLPREDHVELSDDEIERLVAETDAVYTESEVGLDGMAPQDTKRLAGTDQAFAAPEPHTTVLVKKMEEEESADEGYDRRSIVAKGYETLDSVIRGVGVDPMQAGLVASAVTAITKSKKLRAGEEVRLGLTPSASEEGGVDVGKITVVYQGASVTIVRDGEGGYAASDKHLKPEHKAEETFGDRASVYLSVYRAAQSQEIPYDFLMKFIKVHSYDVDFKQRVKAGDSFELFFDLVQDENGTERPGELFYAAVTIGGETHGYYRFRTNEGVDYFDDRGSNSKKFLMRTPIRGARLTSGFGWRKHPLLHTLRLHSGVDWGGPIGTPIYASGNGVIETAERNGSYGNYVRIRHANGYKTAYGHMLRFAQGVATGVKVRQGQVIGYLGNTGMSTGPHLHYEVLINNRFTNPLSIKIPKARQLQGRLLADFRKERARIDDLMRRPPVKTRLATVER, encoded by the coding sequence TTGCTCGATCGTGGTGACCGAGGAGACGCCCGGCGGCGCGGCACGGATCTCGTGCGCGTCCAGCAAACGCGAGCCGTTTCCAAATTCGGTCGCGATCCCGGTCGGAAGCAGGCCCCGGCGATCTACCTCAGCGAGCTTGGCCCGCGACGCGTCGTAACTCAGCTCAAGTGGTTCATTTCAACCGTCATCGTGGCGGTGTCGGGCCTCGCCATCATCGGCGTCGTCATCTACACTTCCATGAATGTCGGCGAGCGCGACGCCGGCAAGGGAATGTTCGGAGCGTTTCAGAGGGCAAGCGTCGAGGCCATGCGGCCGAGGCCGGCAAGCCAGGTCGGCGCCGAGAAACCGGTCTCCATCGGTCTGAAGACCGACCGCCTGGTTCTTTCCTCCAAGGGCCTGACGACACGAAACCTCATTTATGAGCAGGTCGTTCAGCGCCGGGGCACCGGCGAGTACCTCTCGACGAAGCCTTATGTGAAACTCGTCGCCACGCTCGCAACCGAAAAGCCCGACGAGGAAGTCGATATCCCGGCGTTCAACCCCGCCACGCTCTACGAAAACAACACCCCGATCACACGCAAAGACCAGGCCGGCAGCGAACTCAGCACCGATCCCCGCGTGTCGGTGCGGTTCATCGACGTGCCCGGCGGCTTCCTGCCCCGCGAAGACCATGTGGAACTCTCCGACGATGAAATAGAGCGGCTCGTCGCGGAGACCGATGCGGTTTACACGGAAAGCGAGGTTGGCCTTGACGGAATGGCGCCGCAGGACACCAAGCGGCTCGCCGGAACCGATCAGGCATTCGCCGCCCCGGAACCTCACACGACCGTTCTCGTGAAGAAAATGGAAGAAGAAGAGAGCGCCGATGAAGGGTACGACCGACGCTCCATCGTTGCAAAGGGCTACGAAACGCTCGATTCGGTGATTCGTGGCGTCGGCGTCGATCCGATGCAGGCCGGATTGGTCGCTTCAGCGGTCACGGCAATAACGAAGTCGAAGAAACTCCGCGCGGGCGAAGAAGTCCGCCTTGGCCTCACGCCCTCGGCATCTGAGGAAGGCGGTGTCGACGTCGGCAAGATTACCGTGGTATATCAGGGAGCAAGCGTCACCATCGTACGCGACGGTGAAGGCGGCTACGCAGCGAGCGACAAGCACCTGAAGCCCGAACACAAGGCCGAAGAAACATTCGGCGACAGGGCGAGCGTCTATCTCAGCGTCTATCGCGCGGCGCAATCGCAGGAAATTCCATACGACTTCCTCATGAAGTTCATAAAGGTCCACTCCTATGATGTGGACTTCAAGCAGCGCGTGAAGGCGGGCGATAGTTTCGAGCTGTTTTTCGATCTGGTGCAGGACGAAAACGGCACGGAACGCCCCGGCGAACTGTTTTACGCCGCCGTCACCATCGGGGGAGAGACGCACGGCTATTATCGGTTCCGCACGAACGAGGGTGTCGACTATTTTGACGATCGGGGATCGAACTCGAAGAAGTTTCTGATGCGTACCCCCATTCGCGGCGCCCGTCTGACATCCGGCTTCGGCTGGCGCAAGCACCCGCTGCTGCATACGCTTCGGCTCCACTCCGGCGTCGACTGGGGAGGCCCGATCGGCACGCCGATCTACGCCTCCGGCAATGGCGTGATCGAAACGGCGGAGCGCAACGGCAGCTACGGCAATTACGTTCGCATCCGCCACGCGAACGGCTACAAGACCGCATATGGCCATATGCTGCGTTTCGCCCAAGGGGTCGCGACGGGCGTCAAGGTCCGACAGGGCCAGGTCATCGGCTATCTCGGCAACACCGGCATGTCGACGGGTCCGCATCTCCACTATGAAGTGCTCATCAACAACCGCTTCACCAATCCGCTTTCGATCAAGATTCCGAAGGCGCGCCAACTTCAAGGGCGCCTGCTCGCCGATTTCCGCAAGGAACGAGCCCGCATCGACGATCTGATGCGCCGCCCACCGGTGA